The following are encoded together in the Triticum dicoccoides isolate Atlit2015 ecotype Zavitan chromosome 6B, WEW_v2.0, whole genome shotgun sequence genome:
- the LOC119323859 gene encoding putative kinase-like protein TMKL1 has translation MEPAAAADGASDEPVHKGRTNSILLPILAVLLAYLLYRYLRPRLRGLRLDRLPFRVPGCLRRRGNATRSTLLPYFAPIADRLGALQPYLGPIADRLGVGGPHGHGGYGGADALVKFPGGEGLSVAAILEAPGEVVAKSSHSTLYRAAMRSGETAVLLRFVRPACAVGADEAAAAARRIGAVSHPNLVPLRAVYVGPRGEKLLVHPFYAAGSLHRFLQEGIADSQRWSLICKLSVCIAKGLDHLHTGMEKPIIHGNLKTSNVLLDASYECRVSDYGLYLLLNTGGAHEMLEASAAQGYKAPELVKMRDATRETDVYSLGVVLLEMLAQKEPAGGDDRAPSSRDIFLPASFKNLVLERKISDAFNSDLVRQSRKSGNERKLNAFFELATACCSPSPSLRPNTKEILRRLEEIAK, from the exons AtggagccggcggcggcggcggacggggccTCGGACGAGCCGGTGCACAAGGGGCGGACCAACTCCATCCTGCTCCCCATCCTCGCCGTCCTCCTCGCCTACCTGCTCTACCGCTACCTCCGCCCGCGCCTCCGCGGCCTCCGCCTCGACCGCCTCCCGTTCCGCGTCCCGGgctgcctccgccgccgcggcAATGCCACCCGGAGCACCCTGCTGCCCTACTTCGCGCCCATCGCCGACCGCCTCGGCGCGCTGCAGCCCTACCTCGGCCCCATCGCCGACCGCCTCGGGGTCGGCGGCCCGCACGGCCACGGTGGGTACGGCGGCGCCGACGCGCTCGTCAAGTTCCCCGGCGGCGAGGGCCTGTCGGTGGCCGCCATCCTCGAGGCGCCCGGGGAGGTGGTGGCCAAGTCGTCGCACAGCACGCTGTACCGCGCCGCGATGCGCTCCGGGGAGACGGCCGTGCTGCTCCGGTTCGTGCGGCCCGCGTGCGCCGTGGGCGCcgacgaggccgccgccgccgcgcgccggaTCGGCGCGGTCAGCCACCCGAACCTCGTGCCGCTCCGCGCCGTGTACGTCGGGCCGAGGGGCGAGAAGCTGCTCGTGCACCCCTTCTACGCCGCCGGCTCGCTCCACCGCTTCTTGCAAG AGGGGATCGCCGACTCGCAAAGGTGGAGCCTAATCTGCAAGCTCTCCGTCTGCATCGCCAAGGGGCTCGACCACCTGCACACGGGGATGGAGAAGCCGATCATCCACGGCAACCTCAAGACGAGCAACGTCCTGCTCGACGCCAGCTACGAGTGCAGGGTCTCGGACTACGGCCTCTACCTCCTGCTCAACACCGGCGGCGCCCACGAGATGCTGGAGGCGTCGGCGGCGCAGGGGTACAAGGCGCCGGAGCTGGTCAAGATGAGGGACGCCACCAGGGAGACCGACGTGTACAGCCTGGGCGTGGTGCTGCTGGAGATGCTCGCGCAGAAGGAGCCGGCCGGCGGCGACGACCGCGCGCCGAGCTCCCGCGACATCTTCTTGCCGGCGTCGTTCAAGAACCTGGTGCTCGAGAGGAAGATCTCCGACGCCTTCAACTCAGACCTCGTCAGGCAGAGCAGGAAGTCGGGCAACGAGAGGAAGCTCAACGCCTTCTTCGAGCTGGCCACGGCCTGCTGCAGCCCTTCGCCGTCGCTGAGGCCCAACACCAAGGAGATACTCAGAAGGCTCGAGGAGATAGCAAAATGA